From Crassaminicella indica, one genomic window encodes:
- the csrA gene encoding carbon storage regulator CsrA, whose amino-acid sequence MLILSRKKDESIIIDQKIEIKVIAIEEGKVRLGISAPKDLEVHRKEIYIEIQKENKKAAVGNLSLKGLGNLLKK is encoded by the coding sequence ATGTTAATACTCAGCAGAAAAAAAGATGAAAGCATCATTATTGATCAAAAAATAGAGATAAAGGTGATTGCTATTGAAGAAGGAAAAGTAAGATTAGGTATATCTGCTCCTAAAGATTTAGAGGTCCATAGGAAAGAAATATATATAGAAATTCAAAAAGAAAATAAAAAGGCAGCAGTAGGAAACTTGAGTCTGAAAGGATTAGGTAATTTGTTGAAAAAATAG
- a CDS encoding flagellin: MRINHNLMAMNTHRQMGINQFNSSKSIEKLSSGLRINRAGDDAAGLSISEKMRAQIRGLNQASRNAQDGISMIQTAEGALNETQAILQRMRELAVQSSNATNTDEDRAALQDEVSQLKAEIDRIGNTTEFNTKKLLNGDMAGDGTTIVGENVTTGAVSMTQQAAKTTATNVMKSADLSSLDFTVKDTITIDGHDIEIDWEKHLSDADQNLLKKDYSGTAMTADEEAAALKAVEDAINSAIDEYNSSNAAGAKVSHVNLYTDATNKVVIESGIKGEESEITFTGKANSIADEILGDASQGTITDKGDNIVDFTLAGTETLQFEINGVSLKTAALAAATSGTTSGDTVATDLQTKINAAISTYNTNAGLSKGDEGFIEDVTIDAKDGKFIITSPTGSISFTEQDGDNTLENMGLTDTQTEAAAQGAVSLQIGANRGQTMSFGISDMRSSALKVNTVDISTQSGASMAIDDIDSAIQAVSKQRSALGAVQNRLEHSIKNLDTSSENLQAAESRIRDVDMAKEMMNFQKNNILQQAAQSMLAQANQAPQGVLQLLR, encoded by the coding sequence ATGAGAATCAACCATAACTTAATGGCAATGAACACACATAGACAAATGGGAATTAATCAGTTTAATTCTTCAAAGTCTATTGAAAAATTATCTTCAGGTTTAAGAATCAATAGAGCTGGAGATGACGCAGCAGGACTTTCAATTAGTGAAAAAATGAGAGCACAAATAAGAGGACTTAATCAAGCATCAAGAAATGCTCAAGATGGTATTTCTATGATCCAAACAGCAGAAGGTGCATTAAATGAAACGCAAGCTATTCTTCAAAGAATGAGAGAACTTGCAGTGCAGTCATCAAATGCAACAAATACAGATGAAGATAGAGCAGCACTACAAGATGAAGTTAGTCAGTTAAAAGCAGAAATAGATAGAATAGGAAATACTACAGAATTCAACACAAAAAAATTACTTAATGGAGATATGGCAGGAGATGGAACAACTATTGTTGGAGAAAATGTAACTACAGGTGCTGTATCTATGACACAGCAAGCTGCTAAAACTACAGCAACTAATGTTATGAAATCAGCTGATTTATCAAGCTTGGACTTTACTGTAAAAGATACAATTACAATAGATGGACATGATATAGAAATAGATTGGGAAAAACATCTATCTGATGCAGATCAAAATTTACTAAAAAAAGATTATAGTGGTACAGCTATGACAGCTGATGAAGAAGCAGCTGCATTAAAAGCTGTAGAGGATGCAATCAATAGTGCTATAGACGAATATAATTCATCTAATGCAGCTGGTGCAAAAGTATCTCATGTAAATCTTTATACAGATGCTACAAATAAAGTAGTAATAGAAAGTGGTATAAAAGGTGAAGAATCAGAAATTACTTTTACAGGCAAAGCAAATAGTATTGCTGATGAAATTCTAGGGGATGCTTCTCAAGGGACTATAACAGATAAAGGTGATAATATTGTTGACTTTACATTAGCTGGTACAGAAACACTTCAATTTGAAATAAATGGAGTATCATTAAAAACAGCTGCTTTAGCTGCTGCTACTTCTGGTACAACTTCAGGAGATACAGTTGCTACTGATTTACAGACAAAAATTAATGCTGCTATTTCAACTTATAATACAAATGCTGGATTAAGTAAAGGTGATGAAGGTTTTATTGAAGATGTAACTATAGATGCAAAGGACGGCAAATTCATTATAACAAGTCCAACAGGTTCTATTAGCTTTACAGAACAAGACGGGGACAATACTTTAGAAAATATGGGGCTAACTGATACACAAACAGAAGCTGCAGCACAAGGGGCAGTAAGTCTTCAAATCGGTGCAAATAGAGGGCAAACTATGTCATTTGGTATTAGTGACATGAGATCATCAGCTCTTAAAGTAAATACAGTAGATATATCTACGCAGTCAGGAGCATCAATGGCAATTGATGATATAGATAGTGCTATTCAAGCAGTATCTAAACAAAGAAGTGCATTAGGAGCTGTTCAAAACAGACTAGAGCATTCTATCAAAAACTTAGATACATCATCAGAAAATCTACAAGCAGCAGAAAGTAGAATTAGAGATGTAGATATGGCAAAAGAAATGATGAACTTCCAAAAGAACAATATCCTACAGCAAGCAGCACAATCAATGTTGGCTCAAGCTAATCAAGCTCCACAAGGAGTACTTCAGTTGTTAAGATAA
- a CDS encoding flagellin, with protein MRINHNLMAMNTHRQLGVNNLAGAKSIEKLSSGYRINRAGDDAAGLAISEKMRGQIRGLNQASRNAQDSISLIQTAEGALQETQAILQRMRELAVQSANDTNVSVDRDKIQSEVDQLSREITRIAETTEFNTQKLLNGDKQSASAAITFHIGANADQNVDLTINNMDAKALRVTKATLTETTISGDLKATNVTTNSVTIKITTGTAAASVSVAGSASAGYTINVTATTGTTVNALKTTLEGNSTIASLLNFADGTTAAITATTAGVTVTAADYSDADSKSGSGIQVNTQSAANTAITTINNAINTVSKERAKLGAMQNRLEHTIKNLDTASENLQASESRIRDVDMAKEMMEFQKNNILQQAAQAMLAQANQAPQGVLQLLR; from the coding sequence ATGAGAATCAATCACAATTTAATGGCAATGAACACACATCGTCAGTTAGGAGTTAACAATTTAGCAGGAGCAAAGTCAATTGAAAAATTATCATCAGGATATAGAATAAATAGAGCAGGTGACGATGCTGCAGGTCTTGCAATTTCTGAAAAAATGAGAGGACAAATAAGAGGACTTAATCAAGCTTCTAGAAATGCTCAAGATTCTATTTCATTAATCCAAACAGCTGAAGGTGCATTACAAGAAACTCAAGCGATCCTTCAAAGAATGAGAGAATTAGCAGTACAATCTGCCAATGATACAAATGTTAGTGTAGATAGAGATAAAATCCAATCAGAAGTAGATCAATTATCAAGAGAAATTACTAGAATTGCAGAAACTACTGAGTTCAATACACAAAAATTATTAAATGGAGATAAACAAAGTGCAAGTGCAGCTATAACTTTCCACATAGGAGCAAATGCTGACCAAAATGTTGATTTAACAATTAACAATATGGATGCAAAAGCGTTGCGTGTAACTAAAGCTACACTTACAGAAACTACAATTTCAGGAGATTTAAAAGCTACTAATGTAACAACAAATTCTGTTACAATTAAAATTACTACTGGTACAGCAGCAGCTTCTGTTTCTGTAGCAGGTTCAGCAAGTGCTGGATATACTATAAATGTTACAGCTACTACTGGGACAACAGTAAATGCGTTAAAAACTACATTAGAAGGAAATTCAACAATTGCTAGTTTGTTAAATTTTGCTGATGGAACTACTGCAGCAATAACAGCAACAACAGCTGGTGTGACAGTAACTGCTGCTGATTATTCAGATGCAGATTCTAAAAGTGGAAGTGGTATTCAAGTAAATACTCAAAGTGCTGCAAATACAGCTATAACAACTATCAATAATGCTATTAATACGGTTTCAAAAGAAAGAGCTAAATTAGGTGCTATGCAAAATAGATTAGAGCATACGATCAAAAACCTAGATACAGCTTCTGAAAACCTACAAGCTTCTGAATCAAGAATCAGAGATGTAGACATGGCGAAGGAAATGATGGAGTTCCAAAAGAACAACATCCTTCAACAAGCTGCTCAGGCAATGCTTGCTCAAGCAAATCAAGCACCTCAAGGCGTACTTCAGCTATTAAGATAA
- a CDS encoding carbon storage regulator, producing MLVIGRKPGEYVVIGENIKVKVVKSNDGDLRLAIDAPKDIKIVRGEIYEQEHLQEAK from the coding sequence ATGTTAGTTATAGGCAGGAAGCCAGGAGAATATGTAGTTATAGGGGAGAATATTAAAGTAAAGGTAGTAAAAAGCAATGATGGAGATCTAAGACTTGCCATCGATGCACCCAAAGATATAAAAATTGTTCGTGGAGAAATATACGAACAAGAACACTTACAAGAAGCTAAATAA
- the flgL gene encoding flagellar hook-associated protein FlgL → MRITNSMMSNTMLLNLNNNLRRLDKWNKQMSTGKKFTMPSHDPIGVSKSLGLNTAVAEIERYKKNAEDSLSWLNITESAVEDIGNILQRARELAVSADGTETKEDKQKIKVEIDQLKEQLIKVANSTYSGKYIFSGYKTDQKLLDNNGIYLIDSKNDEKMEYEVGTAERIDVNTLGHKLFGIDVGSLDTLNTNEAAEGNKAQLIAVFDDLSNSLDTDNQAGIEKALGRIDEHMENVLQIRGEIGVKTNRMEMTINRIEKDVINFTELLSKNEDADMAEVIMKFKNDENIYRASLSVGAKVIQPSLVDFIR, encoded by the coding sequence GTGAGAATTACAAATTCTATGATGAGCAATACGATGCTCCTTAATTTAAATAATAATTTAAGAAGATTAGATAAATGGAATAAACAAATGTCTACAGGAAAAAAGTTTACTATGCCTTCTCATGATCCTATTGGGGTATCAAAGAGTTTAGGGTTAAATACAGCAGTAGCAGAAATAGAAAGGTACAAAAAAAATGCAGAAGATTCTTTGTCATGGCTTAATATTACGGAATCAGCTGTGGAAGATATAGGAAATATACTTCAAAGAGCAAGAGAGTTAGCTGTAAGTGCAGATGGAACGGAAACAAAAGAGGATAAACAAAAGATCAAAGTAGAAATAGATCAATTAAAAGAACAGCTTATAAAGGTTGCCAATAGTACTTATTCTGGGAAATATATTTTTTCAGGATATAAAACAGATCAAAAATTATTGGATAATAATGGGATATATCTAATTGATTCAAAAAATGATGAAAAAATGGAATATGAAGTAGGGACTGCAGAGAGAATAGATGTAAATACGTTGGGACATAAATTGTTTGGAATAGATGTAGGATCTTTAGATACATTAAATACCAATGAGGCTGCGGAAGGAAACAAAGCACAACTAATAGCTGTATTTGATGACTTGAGTAATTCACTAGATACTGATAACCAAGCTGGAATTGAAAAGGCTCTAGGTAGAATAGATGAACATATGGAAAATGTATTGCAAATTCGAGGAGAAATTGGTGTAAAAACCAATAGAATGGAAATGACTATTAATCGAATTGAGAAAGATGTTATAAACTTTACAGAGTTACTTTCTAAAAATGAAGATGCAGACATGGCAGAGGTTATAATGAAATTTAAGAATGATGAAAATATATATAGAGCATCTTTGTCAGTAGGGGCAAAGGTTATTCAACCTAGTCTTGTTGACTTTATAAGATAA
- a CDS encoding DUF6470 family protein, translated as MELRITTTPALIGIKTTPGKMSIQQPKADIKMTTKLPKVEIHTEPVKVQIDQYPCRAEIGFKNYIDLTKDTASFAKQKAMEGIARIVRQGNEMAAIQNKTDVIPEQAEENAYHLFDKEFNFDLIPKSRPKIDFIGGKVDIKPIEGKVNMDVGVNKPIIDYKMGKVDIYLRQKNSINIEYVGGRFNQLG; from the coding sequence ATGGAGCTTCGTATTACAACAACTCCAGCACTGATTGGTATTAAAACTACTCCGGGAAAAATGTCTATACAGCAGCCAAAAGCAGATATAAAGATGACTACCAAGCTTCCTAAGGTAGAAATTCATACAGAACCTGTAAAGGTACAGATTGATCAATATCCTTGTCGTGCAGAAATAGGGTTCAAAAATTATATAGACTTGACAAAGGATACGGCTAGCTTTGCAAAACAAAAGGCTATGGAAGGGATTGCACGGATTGTAAGACAGGGAAATGAAATGGCAGCTATTCAAAATAAGACAGATGTTATTCCTGAGCAGGCAGAAGAAAATGCATATCATTTATTTGATAAAGAGTTTAATTTTGATCTGATTCCTAAGAGTAGACCCAAAATTGACTTCATCGGAGGAAAGGTAGATATAAAACCTATTGAAGGAAAAGTCAATATGGATGTAGGAGTCAATAAACCTATTATTGATTATAAAATGGGGAAAGTGGATATATATTTGAGACAAAAAAATAGTATAAACATTGAGTATGTAGGAGGAAGGTTCAACCAATTAGGTTGA
- a CDS encoding flagellar biosynthesis anti-sigma factor FlgM has translation MKVTNNPNIQKILSTYRKNTKAVGNTKKMKQKDDQIQISENAREYQFALNAYKKLPKMREEKVEKIKQQMISENYSPSAEEVVERIFDRRV, from the coding sequence ATGAAGGTCACGAACAATCCAAATATACAAAAAATACTTAGTACGTATAGAAAGAATACAAAGGCTGTAGGAAATACTAAAAAAATGAAGCAAAAGGATGATCAAATCCAAATATCTGAAAATGCAAGAGAATATCAATTTGCGCTAAACGCTTATAAAAAGCTTCCAAAGATGAGAGAAGAAAAGGTAGAAAAAATAAAGCAGCAAATGATTTCAGAAAATTACAGTCCATCTGCAGAGGAAGTTGTAGAGCGTATTTTTGATAGAAGAGTTTAG
- the flgK gene encoding flagellar hook-associated protein FlgK, which translates to MSGSFFGLNIARTGLFSSQRALQITGHNIANANTPGYSRQRLNVTESNPIGIPGGQGMQGTGVDTTSIQQIRDAFLDFKIRKEFTTSGEWEPRLEALQQIEAIFNEPSDSGIRKVMDEFFSALQELSEGEKADNLTVRAQVRQRGIALAKTLNHMYNQLSDMQKNTDFAVETTVDQINGYAKEIAKLNKQISIYELDGSHANDLRDQRNLLIDKLSELVDIDVKEIPNGNSENLGTNMRIMIGGNILVSNENYNTLKATPREGLNNYLDQPRLLEIKWEDGTTFSCRGGKLKGLLDVRDNIDGKEKGIPYYMDKLNKFTTTFILRFNMQHGSGYGLAGAGTGIPFFNSAYLMKIPDTTPATPVPAGYKYLKDTNGNTIKDADGNFYITKDIDYGGMQYVSNVDINALGGNSDADIIQKFEEKNQGYTLFKVEGASGSVWLKMKIVKAGDVDISNEIYNNLNNIAAGKKAYDSDSDGVLDSALTGDGSNALALNELRHDGNMFAWGTPDDYFKSLISNLGVDGQEAVRMVDNQAVLIKDIDNKRQSISGVSLDEEMTNMIKFQQSYNACARMITVVDEMLDKIINGMGVVGR; encoded by the coding sequence ATGAGTGGAAGTTTTTTTGGTTTAAATATAGCAAGAACAGGATTATTTTCAAGTCAAAGGGCACTTCAGATTACTGGACATAATATTGCTAATGCAAATACGCCTGGCTACAGCAGACAAAGACTAAACGTTACAGAGTCTAATCCTATAGGAATACCCGGTGGACAAGGAATGCAGGGAACAGGAGTAGATACTACAAGCATTCAGCAAATTAGAGATGCATTTTTAGATTTTAAGATAAGAAAAGAATTTACAACAAGTGGAGAATGGGAGCCTAGGTTAGAAGCACTACAGCAGATAGAAGCAATATTTAATGAGCCTTCTGACAGTGGAATAAGAAAGGTAATGGATGAATTTTTCTCAGCACTACAGGAATTAAGTGAAGGTGAAAAAGCTGATAATCTTACTGTAAGAGCACAAGTTAGGCAAAGAGGAATTGCACTGGCTAAAACTTTAAATCATATGTATAATCAGCTATCTGATATGCAAAAAAATACTGACTTTGCAGTAGAAACAACAGTTGATCAAATTAATGGCTATGCAAAGGAAATTGCAAAATTAAATAAGCAAATTTCTATCTATGAGTTAGATGGTAGTCATGCTAACGATTTGAGAGACCAAAGAAATTTATTAATAGATAAGCTATCTGAATTAGTGGATATTGATGTAAAAGAAATTCCTAATGGGAATAGTGAAAATCTAGGTACAAATATGAGAATTATGATTGGTGGAAATATTTTAGTATCTAATGAGAACTATAATACATTAAAAGCTACACCTAGAGAGGGCTTAAATAACTATCTAGATCAGCCAAGACTTTTAGAAATAAAGTGGGAGGATGGAACGACCTTTTCTTGCCGTGGAGGAAAGCTAAAAGGACTTTTAGATGTAAGAGATAATATAGATGGAAAAGAAAAAGGGATTCCTTACTATATGGATAAACTAAATAAATTTACTACAACTTTTATACTCAGATTTAATATGCAACATGGATCAGGATATGGGCTAGCTGGAGCTGGAACAGGCATTCCATTTTTCAATAGTGCTTATTTGATGAAAATACCAGATACTACTCCAGCAACACCTGTGCCAGCTGGATATAAATATCTTAAAGATACAAATGGAAATACAATTAAAGATGCAGATGGAAACTTCTATATAACTAAAGATATAGATTATGGAGGTATGCAATATGTATCAAATGTAGATATAAATGCTTTAGGTGGAAATTCAGATGCAGATATTATTCAGAAGTTCGAAGAGAAGAATCAAGGTTATACTCTTTTTAAGGTAGAAGGAGCATCTGGAAGTGTATGGCTTAAGATGAAAATAGTAAAAGCTGGAGATGTTGATATTTCTAATGAAATTTATAATAATTTAAACAATATTGCAGCAGGTAAAAAAGCATATGACAGTGATAGTGATGGAGTTTTAGATAGTGCACTCACAGGAGATGGAAGTAATGCATTGGCTTTAAATGAGTTAAGACATGATGGAAATATGTTTGCCTGGGGAACACCAGATGACTATTTTAAATCGCTGATTTCAAATCTAGGGGTTGATGGGCAGGAAGCTGTTAGAATGGTAGATAATCAAGCAGTGTTGATTAAAGATATTGATAATAAAAGACAATCCATATCAGGAGTATCTCTTGATGAGGAAATGACAAATATGATTAAATTTCAGCAGTCATATAATGCTTGTGCGAGAATGATTACAGTAGTAGATGAAATGCTAGATAAGATTATTAATGGGATGGGCGTTGTAGGAAGATAA
- a CDS encoding ComF family protein: protein MNLGAYIDTFLDLIYPRNIYCILCNESIKKTEKYSLCSSCIQKIKFIEGRACEKCGKPLEDFYFLQECPDCIKTKHFFTKGFSCVEYNEHMKELVYKLKYKNQRYIAYHMAEIMVDKLKKQKLSNIDYIVPVPLYKKKEKNRGFNQADLLSKYIGKAMDWKVSRKNLIKIKDTKAQNQLTRNERKNNLKDAFSVRLLEQFTDKNILLVDDVYTTGSTVDACCREIVKARPKKIYVISFATGKNI, encoded by the coding sequence ATGAATTTAGGTGCATATATAGATACTTTTCTTGATTTGATTTATCCTCGGAATATTTATTGTATATTATGTAATGAAAGCATTAAAAAAACAGAAAAATATTCCTTATGTAGTTCATGTATACAAAAGATCAAGTTTATTGAGGGGAGAGCTTGTGAAAAATGCGGAAAGCCTTTAGAAGATTTTTATTTCCTACAGGAATGTCCTGATTGTATAAAGACAAAGCATTTTTTTACAAAAGGCTTTTCTTGTGTAGAATACAATGAGCATATGAAAGAACTTGTATATAAGTTAAAATACAAAAATCAAAGATATATAGCTTATCATATGGCAGAGATTATGGTAGATAAGTTAAAAAAACAAAAGTTATCTAATATAGATTATATTGTTCCTGTGCCTTTATACAAGAAAAAAGAAAAAAATCGGGGGTTTAATCAAGCTGATCTACTTTCTAAATACATAGGAAAAGCGATGGATTGGAAAGTATCGAGAAAGAATCTTATTAAAATAAAAGACACAAAGGCTCAAAACCAGCTTACAAGAAATGAAAGAAAAAACAATTTAAAGGACGCTTTTTCTGTTAGATTGTTAGAGCAGTTTACAGATAAAAATATACTTTTAGTTGATGATGTATATACTACAGGAAGTACGGTAGATGCCTGTTGCAGAGAAATAGTAAAAGCAAGACCTAAAAAAATATATGTTATATCCTTTGCTACAGGAAAAAATATATAA
- the fliW gene encoding flagellar assembly protein FliW translates to MILNTKHFGEIEIEQEKIITFEEGLLGFEDIKEYAMILNPDKEVAFHWLQAVNEPSLAFVITNPFLFKKDYDFYIPEKIVAALEIEKEEDVVIFSIAVVPQDIKKMTINLRGPLIVNTKNKKGKQIVLDTDKYPLKYFIFEEDR, encoded by the coding sequence ATGATTCTTAATACAAAGCATTTTGGAGAAATAGAGATAGAACAGGAAAAAATTATTACCTTTGAAGAAGGCTTGTTAGGCTTTGAGGATATAAAAGAATATGCTATGATTCTAAATCCAGATAAAGAAGTAGCTTTTCATTGGCTTCAAGCTGTCAATGAACCGAGTTTAGCATTTGTTATTACAAATCCATTTTTATTTAAAAAGGATTATGATTTTTATATTCCAGAAAAAATAGTAGCTGCATTAGAGATCGAAAAAGAAGAAGATGTAGTGATATTTAGCATTGCTGTTGTGCCACAGGATATAAAAAAGATGACCATTAATCTAAGAGGTCCTTTGATTGTGAATACAAAGAATAAAAAAGGGAAACAAATTGTATTAGATACAGATAAATATCCTTTGAAATATTTTATATTTGAGGAAGATAGATAG
- a CDS encoding flagellar protein FlgN, protein MSKSIEQLILALSKEYEIYKGYLELAKKKRDVIVEGNIKELEKITNDEQSIVVSMGKIDEIRTAIIGNILFEQKIDWVENITELASSIKDPERTEILSLKDKLGSILKKIKEVNDLNTKLLEQSLEYIEFNVNLLTNAEVKGNTYGSKADENELKHRPNIFDAKV, encoded by the coding sequence ATGTCAAAATCTATTGAGCAGTTAATTCTTGCACTTAGCAAAGAGTATGAGATATATAAAGGTTATTTAGAATTAGCAAAAAAGAAAAGAGATGTAATAGTAGAAGGAAATATAAAGGAATTAGAAAAGATTACAAATGACGAACAGAGTATAGTGGTAAGTATGGGGAAAATAGACGAAATACGAACAGCAATTATCGGAAATATTTTATTTGAGCAAAAAATAGATTGGGTTGAAAACATAACAGAGCTAGCAAGTTCTATAAAAGATCCAGAAAGAACAGAAATATTATCATTAAAGGATAAGCTAGGAAGTATTTTAAAAAAAATAAAAGAGGTCAATGACTTAAATACCAAGCTGCTTGAGCAGTCATTAGAGTATATTGAATTTAATGTAAATTTATTGACTAATGCAGAAGTAAAAGGGAATACCTATGGAAGTAAAGCTGATGAGAATGAGTTAAAGCACAGACCAAATATATTTGATGCAAAGGTATAA
- a CDS encoding TIGR03826 family flagellar region protein: MAEIRNCKECGRLFQYTGISKICPRCQKKDEEDFKVVREYIYENEGATLTEVSEETGVDEDKILRFLREGRLEIVGENSALILECERCGKPIRTGRFCDACAHELQAGLKSGFEKVDRLKSNVDKQKEKMYTAERKKRR, translated from the coding sequence ATGGCTGAAATTAGAAATTGCAAAGAATGTGGCAGACTTTTTCAATATACTGGTATCAGTAAAATATGTCCGAGATGTCAAAAAAAGGATGAAGAAGATTTCAAGGTTGTAAGAGAATACATTTATGAGAATGAAGGGGCAACTCTTACAGAAGTATCAGAAGAAACAGGTGTAGATGAGGATAAAATTCTTCGCTTTTTAAGAGAAGGAAGACTTGAAATAGTAGGAGAAAATTCAGCGCTTATTCTTGAGTGCGAACGTTGTGGAAAACCTATCAGAACAGGAAGATTTTGTGATGCTTGTGCACATGAATTACAAGCTGGATTAAAAAGTGGTTTTGAGAAGGTTGATAGATTAAAATCAAATGTTGATAAGCAAAAAGAAAAAATGTATACAGCAGAAAGAAAAAAAAGAAGATAA